In Bacteroidales bacterium, a single genomic region encodes these proteins:
- a CDS encoding DoxX family membrane protein: MNNKKGITVWILTIVRIFAGWHFLYEGIVKLFNPNWSSASYLMESKWLFSGFFHWLISNPGRLGVIDFLNTWGLIIIGICLFVGLFTRIAALLGAGLLLMYYIASPPFVYSSLPSTSHFYIINYNLIEAFVLIGLASLPQNYLWGLQRLLRYYHLKRKELKFPSADNHERLENFDTSRRELIKNLAVLPVFGAVFFGMAKKRGWISFEEKNLTAKVDGISSASMMTAKNIDIRELKGKVPTGKIKDVTLSRVMAGGNLISGFAHARDLIYVSSWLKSYFTDEKVIETLWLCEACGINTAVLRTDENTIRILDKYWKRGGKIQWLAQTYPKGQDITNIKSAIDNGAIGAFVMGNIADLIIQENRIDDLIKPVEFIKSQGLIAGVAGHSITVPMTCVEKGINVDFFMKTFHHNKYWSATPTDPANPYLPKDGKDHNQSHDNIWCMDDKAVTDFFSKNTTPWIAYKVLAAGAIKPEDGLRHAFNSGADFACVGMFDFQVIENANIAYNIFSSPMNRERKWYT, from the coding sequence ATGAATAACAAAAAGGGAATAACTGTCTGGATTTTAACAATAGTAAGGATTTTTGCCGGATGGCATTTTCTTTATGAAGGAATTGTTAAACTATTTAATCCAAACTGGTCCTCAGCCTCCTACCTTATGGAATCAAAGTGGCTGTTCTCAGGCTTTTTCCATTGGCTGATAAGTAATCCGGGAAGATTGGGAGTAATCGATTTTCTGAACACCTGGGGTTTGATAATAATCGGAATTTGTCTATTTGTCGGACTCTTTACAAGAATAGCTGCTTTGCTTGGTGCCGGGTTGCTGCTGATGTATTATATTGCCAGCCCTCCGTTCGTATATTCATCTCTGCCCTCTACAAGCCATTTCTACATTATAAACTATAATCTTATTGAAGCATTTGTTTTAATTGGCCTGGCTTCCCTGCCCCAAAACTATCTCTGGGGATTGCAGAGGTTATTAAGATATTATCATTTAAAACGCAAGGAACTCAAATTCCCTTCAGCTGATAACCATGAGAGACTGGAAAATTTCGACACTTCACGGCGTGAGCTGATAAAAAACCTGGCAGTACTTCCGGTTTTTGGAGCAGTATTTTTCGGAATGGCCAAGAAAAGAGGCTGGATAAGCTTTGAGGAGAAAAACCTGACTGCAAAAGTTGACGGGATTTCCAGTGCTTCGATGATGACAGCCAAAAATATTGATATCAGAGAACTTAAGGGGAAGGTCCCGACAGGAAAAATAAAAGATGTAACTCTCAGCAGGGTCATGGCCGGTGGTAATCTTATAAGCGGATTTGCCCATGCCCGCGATCTTATATATGTCTCATCATGGCTTAAATCCTATTTTACTGATGAAAAAGTAATTGAGACATTATGGCTATGCGAGGCATGCGGGATAAATACAGCCGTTTTACGCACTGACGAAAACACCATAAGAATCCTTGATAAGTACTGGAAACGGGGAGGAAAAATACAATGGCTGGCACAGACCTATCCAAAAGGACAGGATATCACAAATATAAAATCAGCAATTGACAACGGTGCTATCGGGGCTTTTGTAATGGGGAATATTGCTGATCTGATTATCCAGGAAAACAGGATTGATGATCTAATAAAACCTGTCGAGTTTATTAAAAGTCAGGGATTGATTGCAGGTGTTGCCGGACATTCCATTACTGTTCCGATGACTTGTGTGGAGAAGGGAATTAATGTCGATTTCTTCATGAAAACCTTTCATCATAATAAATACTGGTCAGCAACCCCCACCGATCCGGCAAATCCGTACCTTCCAAAAGATGGAAAGGACCACAATCAGTCGCACGACAATATCTGGTGCATGGATGATAAAGCGGTAACTGATTTCTTCAGTAAAAACACTACCCCCTGGATAGCATATAAAGTTCTGGCTGCAGGGGCTATTAAACCCGAAGATGGCCTGAGGCATGCCTTTAACAGCGGAGCTGATTTTGCATGTGTCGGGATGTTCGATTTCCAGGTTATTGAAAATGCAAATATTGCTTACAATATTTTCAGTTCTCCTATGAACCGGGAAAGAAAATGGTATACTTAG
- a CDS encoding CocE/NonD family hydrolase: MKKICLIVILSFWFIMSYAQNADSIWIVNNYTKIERQIPMRDGINLFTSIYMPKDMSESHPVLIERTPYSCAPYGESNWKSYWNSYLKYYLREGYIMVTQDVRGRWMSEGEFVNIRPFNPDKKSVNDIDEASDTYDAIDWLIKNIPNNNGKVGVFGISYPGFYSTMAAASNHPALVAVSPQAPVTNWFIGDDFHHNGVFFILDAFSFYSVMGSGFGAPHPVPTSVAAKTINPPVFDNYKFYLETGPLSSFSKILGYNNDFWKDLFAHPDYDAWWKARDARNATKNLKPAMLWVGGLFDAEDTWGAWNSYKAAELNNPGKEFNKLVMGPWYHVQWANSDGTHLGNINFGSNTSLWYQQRVEIPFFNFYLKGKGGAPKLAEATIFITGENAWREFDQWPPNAKEDRLLYLQKGGDLDWKLPQSGSGYTEYLSDPAKPVPYTEDVHYVRTREYMTDDQRFAERRPDVIAFKTPVLTEDVTVTGVVTADLYASVSTTDADFVVKLIDVFPDNLSYNKPDIYADSDPENIYPMGGYEMLVHGEIFRGRYRMSFEKPEAFTPGKVEQVRFDISDVAHTFKKGHRIMVQIQSSWFPLADRNPQKFVNIYEATEADFQKATIKVMHTDKYPSSVRLPVLKR; the protein is encoded by the coding sequence ATGAAAAAAATCTGCCTTATTGTCATTTTAAGCTTCTGGTTCATAATGTCATACGCCCAGAATGCAGATAGTATATGGATTGTAAATAACTATACAAAGATCGAGAGGCAGATTCCGATGAGAGATGGTATTAACTTATTCACATCGATTTATATGCCAAAGGATATGTCCGAAAGTCATCCTGTTTTAATTGAACGGACACCTTATTCCTGTGCCCCTTACGGAGAGAGTAACTGGAAGAGTTATTGGAATTCGTATTTAAAGTATTACCTGCGGGAAGGCTATATTATGGTAACCCAGGATGTAAGGGGAAGATGGATGAGCGAAGGAGAGTTTGTAAATATCAGGCCCTTTAATCCCGACAAGAAGTCGGTTAATGATATCGATGAGGCAAGTGACACCTACGATGCAATTGACTGGCTTATCAAAAATATACCTAATAATAATGGTAAAGTTGGTGTATTCGGGATCTCATACCCCGGATTTTACTCAACCATGGCGGCTGCCAGCAATCATCCCGCATTAGTTGCTGTTAGTCCGCAGGCTCCGGTGACTAACTGGTTCATTGGCGATGATTTTCATCATAACGGGGTATTTTTTATTCTTGATGCTTTTAGTTTCTACTCTGTTATGGGGTCTGGTTTTGGCGCTCCTCATCCCGTACCAACATCGGTTGCAGCCAAGACTATTAATCCCCCAGTGTTCGACAATTATAAATTTTATCTTGAGACAGGTCCTCTGTCTTCATTCTCAAAGATACTTGGTTACAACAATGACTTCTGGAAAGACCTGTTTGCACATCCCGACTATGATGCGTGGTGGAAAGCCCGCGATGCACGAAATGCAACAAAAAATCTAAAACCGGCAATGCTTTGGGTAGGCGGATTATTCGATGCGGAAGATACCTGGGGAGCCTGGAATTCATACAAGGCAGCTGAATTGAATAATCCAGGGAAAGAATTTAATAAACTTGTAATGGGTCCGTGGTATCATGTACAATGGGCAAATAGTGACGGTACCCATCTCGGAAATATCAATTTTGGCAGCAACACTTCGTTATGGTATCAGCAGAGAGTAGAGATTCCCTTTTTCAATTTCTATCTGAAAGGAAAAGGAGGTGCACCTAAACTCGCTGAAGCAACAATTTTTATTACCGGGGAAAATGCCTGGAGGGAATTTGATCAGTGGCCACCAAATGCAAAGGAAGATAGACTGCTCTATCTTCAAAAGGGAGGAGACCTAGACTGGAAACTGCCACAATCAGGTTCCGGCTATACAGAATACCTGAGCGATCCGGCTAAGCCGGTTCCTTATACGGAAGATGTTCATTATGTCAGGACAAGGGAATATATGACTGACGACCAGCGCTTTGCAGAACGCAGACCTGATGTTATTGCGTTTAAAACTCCCGTTTTAACTGAGGATGTTACTGTTACCGGTGTAGTAACAGCTGATCTCTATGCCTCCGTTTCAACGACTGATGCCGATTTTGTAGTGAAGCTGATTGATGTATTCCCCGATAATCTTTCTTATAATAAACCTGATATATATGCTGATTCTGATCCTGAGAATATATATCCGATGGGAGGTTATGAGATGCTGGTACACGGCGAGATTTTCAGAGGAAGATACAGGATGAGCTTTGAAAAACCAGAAGCATTTACCCCGGGTAAGGTTGAACAGGTAAGATTTGACATAAGTGATGTGGCTCATACCTTTAAAAAAGGTCATCGGATAATGGTCCAGATCCAGAGCAGCTGGTTTCCGCTTGCTGACCGTAATCCTCAGAAGTTTGTCAATATATATGAAGCAACGGAAGCAGATTTTCAAAAAGCGACCATAAAAGTTATGCATACTGACAAATACCCGAGCAGTGTTAGACTGCCGGTTTTAAAGAGGTAG
- a CDS encoding T9SS type A sorting domain-containing protein translates to MIRHYCIILFLLSVYLPTKGQRSQDSLALVAIYNSTNGPNWTFYPNLGNVTKWNSTQPISKWYGITVENNRVTKLNLSLAGISGILPKEIGNLSELTSLYLSGSYSGTIPPEIGNLTKLTSLYLSSSNLGGQIPSEIGNLLNLSSLTLTSKALTGPLPASIGNLSNLTELIIYNTGIDGSIPLTVGSLTKLARLLLYSNQLSGSIPNEIGELTNLVDLWLDSNQLSGNIPSTMGNMTKLKVLYLSYNKLEGSIPDEITNLSNLESLSLFSNYLSGPIPSGIGNMTNLISIGLSRNNLTGTIPKEIGNLSNLYSLMVSDNNFTSPLPAEIFDLKKLRYLDLGGNKLSGSIPSDIGKFQIIESIDLSHNQFSGTIPPEIGNLTARLGSLILSNNNLTGTIPPEIGKLSKLSGLYLDNNQLSGNLPPEIGILSGLMSLTLDHNNFTGLIPVSIGNLVSLWKLRLDNNHFSGSVPAEINKLNYTRIIKLNNNDLDGLPKLTLQYSDSIFIQDNKFTFEDIAPNKDIAKKLFTYSPQDSTGSRIDTICKTGATFRFINNTGGVNNIFTLYKNGTPIAEKDNGSFTLSDLEPSLSGSYYWAVTNPDAPGLTIYSRPVNLTVSEERVSEIGIYPNPFGDRLNIDFKDEYAGLSRIEIINFNGDLLYQDFTRERLFDINLAHLPKGSYFIRIQTDSFYRIKKIVKF, encoded by the coding sequence ATGATAAGACATTATTGCATTATTTTGTTTCTTCTTTCAGTATACCTGCCTACTAAAGGTCAGAGAAGTCAGGATTCTCTTGCCCTTGTTGCCATCTATAATTCAACAAACGGACCAAACTGGACTTTTTATCCGAACCTTGGAAATGTAACAAAATGGAATAGTACACAGCCGATATCAAAATGGTATGGAATTACTGTTGAGAACAACCGTGTTACAAAGTTAAATCTGTCACTGGCAGGAATATCAGGGATCCTTCCAAAAGAAATAGGTAATTTATCTGAACTCACATCATTGTACCTGTCCGGCTCTTACTCCGGCACCATACCACCTGAAATAGGTAATCTCACAAAGCTGACTAGTCTCTATTTGTCCTCTTCTAACCTCGGAGGTCAGATTCCGTCAGAAATTGGAAACCTGTTAAATTTATCTTCCTTGACTTTAACCAGCAAGGCACTTACCGGTCCATTACCGGCTTCAATAGGTAATCTGTCGAATCTGACAGAACTGATTATTTATAATACAGGAATAGATGGAAGCATTCCTTTAACAGTCGGTAGTCTCACAAAACTTGCCAGGCTCCTTTTGTACAGTAACCAGCTTAGTGGCTCCATTCCCAATGAGATAGGAGAGCTAACAAACCTGGTTGATTTATGGCTGGATAGTAATCAACTGAGTGGAAATATTCCTTCAACCATGGGTAACATGACTAAACTTAAGGTATTGTATCTTTCATACAATAAACTTGAAGGGTCAATTCCTGATGAAATAACCAACCTAAGCAACCTGGAAAGCTTAAGTCTCTTCAGCAATTATCTGAGTGGACCAATTCCATCTGGGATAGGTAATATGACAAATCTTATTTCGATTGGATTATCCCGTAATAATCTTACCGGTACTATCCCTAAAGAAATTGGCAATTTGAGCAATCTATATTCTTTGATGGTAAGTGATAATAACTTTACAAGTCCTCTCCCGGCCGAAATATTTGATTTGAAAAAACTTCGATATCTTGATTTAGGCGGTAATAAGCTAAGTGGGTCAATCCCATCCGACATTGGGAAGTTTCAAATAATTGAATCAATCGATTTATCACATAATCAGTTCAGCGGAACGATTCCGCCTGAGATCGGAAACCTTACTGCCCGGCTGGGATCGTTGATTTTGTCAAATAATAATCTTACCGGCACGATCCCTCCGGAGATAGGTAAGTTGTCAAAACTAAGCGGATTGTATCTGGATAATAATCAGTTAAGCGGAAACCTACCTCCCGAGATTGGCATCCTGTCGGGCCTTATGTCACTCACTCTTGACCATAACAATTTCACAGGTTTGATTCCTGTTTCGATAGGCAATCTTGTCAGTTTATGGAAACTTCGATTAGACAATAATCATTTTTCCGGATCTGTTCCGGCTGAAATCAACAAACTCAACTACACCAGGATTATTAAACTAAATAATAATGACCTGGATGGACTTCCAAAACTGACCCTTCAGTATTCTGATAGTATATTTATACAGGATAATAAGTTCACATTCGAAGATATTGCACCCAATAAAGACATTGCAAAAAAGTTATTCACCTATTCCCCACAGGACAGCACCGGATCAAGAATTGATACTATATGCAAGACCGGGGCAACTTTCCGGTTTATTAACAACACAGGTGGTGTAAATAATATTTTTACTCTATATAAAAACGGAACCCCAATTGCAGAAAAGGACAATGGCAGTTTTACTTTATCTGATCTTGAGCCATCACTTTCAGGGTCATATTACTGGGCTGTAACCAATCCGGATGCCCCCGGACTTACTATTTACTCAAGGCCGGTTAACCTCACAGTATCTGAAGAACGGGTTTCTGAAATTGGTATCTATCCTAATCCGTTTGGTGATAGACTGAATATCGATTTTAAGGATGAGTATGCCGGACTCAGCAGGATAGAGATAATTAATTTTAATGGAGATCTGTTATATCAGGATTTCACAAGAGAAAGGCTCTTTGATATTAATTTGGCTCATCTGCCAAAAGGAAGTTACTTCATCAGGATACAGACTGACAGCTTTTACCGGATTAAGAAAATTGTGAAATTCTAA
- a CDS encoding Gfo/Idh/MocA family oxidoreductase has translation MKLKSSRRKFIRNLGGTAVLLSAGPLSGFGSDRKNEERVLSYNQKVSSSDKIRIAGIGMGIMGNQDVDTALKVPGTELVAACDLYSGRLERVKEKYGKDIYTTKDYREILNRKDIDAVIISTSDNWHARIAIDAMNAGKSVYCEKPMVHKLSEGLEVIATHDKTKKIMQVGSQRVSGIIYQKAKELYKSGIIGQLNCIEASFDRQDALGAWEYTMPTDGSPQTVDWDRYIAGTPKTPYDAKKFFWWRNYRDFGTGVSGDLFVHLLSGIHVMTDSKGPEKIFASGQIAYWKDGRDVPDIMVAIMHYPESKEHPAFEVMLRVNFVSGNGDKGLTRFIGSEGVIEMTDNGFNITNSIMSKAPGIGGWDALDTYPKAMQQELLKRYNEKYTKEQQTRPVKAGTKYSAPEGHDEHFEHFKNFFEGVRTGKPVVEDPVFGFRACAPCLACNDSYFQKKIINWDPVNMKVL, from the coding sequence ATGAAATTAAAATCATCACGGAGAAAATTCATCCGGAATCTGGGAGGGACTGCAGTACTGTTATCAGCAGGACCATTGTCGGGTTTTGGATCGGACAGAAAAAATGAGGAACGTGTTCTCAGTTATAATCAGAAGGTCTCTTCCAGCGATAAGATAAGGATCGCCGGAATAGGTATGGGAATTATGGGTAATCAGGATGTTGATACCGCGTTAAAAGTTCCGGGAACTGAGTTAGTTGCAGCCTGTGACCTCTATTCAGGAAGACTTGAAAGGGTAAAAGAGAAATACGGAAAGGATATTTATACAACAAAAGACTACAGGGAAATACTCAACAGAAAGGATATTGATGCTGTAATTATCTCTACCAGCGATAACTGGCATGCAAGGATTGCAATAGATGCGATGAATGCAGGGAAATCAGTCTATTGTGAGAAACCCATGGTGCATAAACTCAGTGAAGGGCTCGAGGTTATTGCAACCCATGATAAAACAAAAAAGATAATGCAGGTTGGCAGCCAGAGAGTAAGCGGTATAATTTACCAGAAAGCCAAAGAACTTTACAAGTCAGGGATCATTGGACAGCTAAACTGTATTGAAGCATCTTTTGACAGGCAGGATGCTCTTGGTGCATGGGAGTACACGATGCCTACCGACGGCTCGCCACAGACAGTTGACTGGGACAGGTATATTGCAGGAACACCAAAGACTCCTTACGATGCCAAAAAGTTTTTCTGGTGGAGAAATTACAGAGATTTTGGAACCGGAGTCTCCGGAGACCTTTTTGTCCACCTGTTATCAGGTATTCATGTAATGACCGATTCAAAGGGTCCTGAGAAGATTTTTGCTTCAGGTCAGATTGCTTACTGGAAAGACGGGCGTGATGTTCCGGATATAATGGTTGCCATTATGCATTATCCTGAATCTAAAGAGCATCCTGCTTTTGAGGTTATGCTGAGAGTAAATTTTGTAAGCGGAAACGGCGATAAGGGCTTAACAAGATTTATAGGCAGTGAAGGGGTAATTGAAATGACTGATAACGGGTTTAATATAACGAACAGCATAATGTCGAAAGCACCCGGGATTGGCGGATGGGATGCACTGGATACTTATCCGAAGGCTATGCAGCAGGAACTGTTGAAAAGGTATAATGAGAAATATACAAAAGAACAACAGACAAGACCTGTGAAGGCCGGAACCAAATATTCAGCTCCGGAAGGACATGATGAGCATTTTGAGCATTTCAAAAATTTCTTCGAAGGTGTTAGAACAGGTAAACCTGTTGTTGAAGATCCGGTATTCGGATTCAGGGCTTGTGCACCTTGTCTGGCATGTAACGACAGTTACTTCCAGAAGAAGATCATCAATTGGGATCCGGTGAATATGAAGGTTCTCTGA
- a CDS encoding bifunctional SulP family inorganic anion transporter/carbonic anhydrase: MSTSERFKRELNKHIPSTQWLKDYSLTVFGSDAVSGVTLAAYAIPVSLAYATLAGLPPQYGIYGYLIGGIFYALLGTGKQLAVGPTSAISMLIGVTLANLSGGDIQRWVDLASLSALIFSGMSILAYILRLSSIINFISEIVLVGFKAGAAIAIGLSQLPKLFGVPGGGEGSIERVTILAGQLSATNIAVLIFGISAIILLIAGEKLLPGKPVAIVIVAISVLIITFTPLGSMGFKTVGVIPSGLPELKMPSLNLVDIGEIIPLAFACFLLAYIESVSAAKTLAQKNGYEIDTRQELLALGVANLATSIGHGYPVSGGLSQSAVNEKAGAKTPVSLVVASLSIAVCLLFLTGLLKNLPTVILAAIVLVAIKGLFDLKAMKRLYKVNRFDLAIALIALVSVIIFGILHGVLIAALFSLILIIRNVSSPHVAFLGRIPGTNRYTDIKRHPDNELIPGALIFRVESTLVYFNVATIYNTVWAKVKSMDSSLKVVIFDLSTSATIDSSGARLIKRLYENLKARNIEFKVAEAHSEVRDTLRIEEIEHLLGHVSRRDTLHDIIVTSIGEREPDIKKPAVKPKSLNTPEIVAQIVLGNNYFTQTHPKEYFESFGYEQKPYITLVTCCDSRVPLNSLLPDTSNKVFSIQNIGNQILSTEGSVDYGIYHLKTPLLFFLGHSDCGAIKAYLKGFEQETYNIKHELDFLQPSIKELETNKDFGKLHSHIVEKNLDYQVNIACKKYKDLVQSGQLTVMAGYYDFKGEFGKGMGDIVIVNVNKHKSVEELHSHPLFEMLSTAQKELHIGRLPV, translated from the coding sequence ATGAGTACTTCAGAACGATTCAAAAGGGAACTGAACAAGCATATCCCGTCAACGCAATGGCTTAAGGATTATTCTCTTACTGTATTTGGCAGCGATGCGGTCTCCGGTGTTACTCTTGCTGCTTATGCTATTCCGGTGTCTCTGGCTTATGCCACCCTGGCAGGCCTGCCACCCCAATATGGAATCTATGGATATCTTATTGGAGGTATTTTTTATGCTTTGCTTGGTACAGGTAAGCAACTGGCAGTTGGCCCGACATCTGCCATTTCCATGCTAATTGGAGTTACGCTTGCCAATCTCTCAGGAGGAGATATCCAGCGCTGGGTCGATTTAGCCTCATTATCGGCCCTCATATTTTCCGGAATGAGTATTCTGGCATATATTCTCAGACTAAGCAGTATAATAAATTTCATCAGCGAAATTGTATTAGTGGGTTTTAAAGCCGGTGCAGCAATTGCTATCGGACTTTCACAGCTTCCGAAATTATTTGGAGTACCGGGAGGAGGCGAGGGATCAATAGAGCGCGTTACTATTCTTGCAGGACAATTGTCGGCAACAAATATTGCAGTTTTAATATTTGGTATTTCAGCGATTATCTTATTGATAGCCGGGGAAAAACTTTTACCAGGCAAACCGGTTGCAATTGTTATTGTGGCAATATCGGTTCTGATTATTACGTTTACCCCGCTTGGCTCAATGGGGTTTAAAACAGTTGGAGTTATACCAAGCGGGTTGCCTGAATTAAAGATGCCATCTTTAAACCTGGTTGATATAGGGGAAATTATTCCTCTGGCATTTGCATGTTTTCTTTTAGCTTATATTGAGAGTGTATCGGCAGCTAAAACACTGGCACAGAAAAACGGATACGAGATTGACACACGTCAGGAACTGCTTGCTCTGGGAGTCGCTAATCTGGCAACTTCAATTGGACATGGATATCCTGTAAGCGGAGGTTTATCACAGTCAGCCGTGAATGAGAAGGCTGGTGCAAAAACCCCTGTTTCTCTTGTAGTTGCTTCATTAAGCATCGCTGTCTGCCTCCTGTTTCTGACAGGATTACTTAAAAACCTTCCAACAGTAATACTTGCTGCAATTGTCCTGGTAGCTATAAAAGGATTATTCGATCTAAAGGCAATGAAGAGGTTATATAAAGTTAACCGCTTCGATCTTGCTATAGCACTTATTGCTTTAGTCAGTGTTATAATTTTCGGTATTTTACATGGTGTACTTATTGCAGCATTGTTCTCTCTGATCCTGATTATCAGGAATGTATCTAGTCCTCATGTGGCATTTCTTGGCCGGATTCCGGGAACCAACAGGTACACCGACATAAAGCGGCATCCTGATAATGAACTGATTCCGGGTGCTCTGATATTCCGTGTGGAATCAACCCTGGTTTACTTCAATGTAGCAACAATTTACAATACTGTATGGGCCAAAGTTAAGTCGATGGATTCATCTTTGAAAGTTGTAATCTTCGATCTTAGCACATCTGCAACAATAGACTCAAGCGGAGCCAGGCTTATTAAACGTTTATATGAAAATCTGAAAGCCAGAAATATTGAATTCAAAGTTGCCGAAGCACACTCAGAAGTGCGTGATACTCTGAGGATTGAAGAGATTGAGCATTTGCTCGGTCATGTAAGCCGGCGCGATACACTTCATGATATTATAGTTACTTCAATAGGAGAGAGGGAACCCGATATCAAAAAGCCTGCTGTAAAACCAAAATCATTGAATACACCTGAGATTGTTGCTCAGATTGTATTGGGAAATAACTATTTTACACAGACCCATCCCAAGGAGTATTTTGAAAGTTTCGGGTATGAGCAAAAACCCTACATTACGCTTGTAACATGTTGTGATTCAAGAGTTCCGCTTAACTCGCTGTTGCCCGACACGTCTAATAAGGTTTTTTCAATACAGAATATTGGAAACCAGATTTTATCAACAGAAGGCTCTGTTGATTATGGCATATATCATCTGAAAACACCGCTGCTATTCTTTCTGGGACATTCAGACTGCGGAGCAATAAAGGCTTACTTAAAAGGATTTGAACAGGAGACTTATAATATAAAACACGAGCTTGACTTCCTTCAGCCGAGTATAAAGGAACTGGAGACAAATAAGGATTTTGGGAAGCTCCATTCTCATATTGTCGAAAAAAACCTTGATTACCAGGTTAATATAGCCTGTAAGAAATATAAGGATCTGGTACAGTCCGGGCAGCTTACTGTTATGGCCGGATACTATGATTTCAAGGGTGAATTTGGTAAAGGAATGGGCGACATCGTAATTGTAAATGTAAACAAGCATAAGTCGGTTGAAGAATTACATAGTCATCCATTGTTTGAAATGCTTTCAACAGCTCAGAAAGAATTACATATCGGCAGGCTGCCTGTTTGA
- a CDS encoding fibrobacter succinogenes major paralogous domain-containing protein, whose product MITILLAACSVNDLSPLVISNNATIVSQSEVDVVSLVNANNQVTSVVFEYGLTDNYGQSVDGLPEKIGGNLDTEVSATISGLSSETKYHYRVKLESLMGTTRGKDITFVTTLSGEVLFNTNIKYGSMTDREGNIYRTLQIGGQTWMAENLRSTKYNNGKSITLVTDNAKWAALTTPAYSWYNNDPETYSYKKVYGALYNSYVVETGNLCPAGWHVPSVEEWNTLIVYLGGPGAGGKLKEMGILHWQMPNSGATNESGFTALPGGQRGGDGSFGLINASGNWWCSYETLTDRKWHQTITFDAPYINSSIYPDNYGYSVRCLKDP is encoded by the coding sequence ATGATAACAATTCTGCTGGCTGCCTGCTCAGTAAATGATTTGTCTCCCTTAGTTATATCAAACAATGCAACTATTGTAAGTCAGTCTGAAGTTGATGTTGTCTCTTTAGTTAATGCAAATAATCAGGTTACATCAGTTGTGTTTGAATATGGATTAACAGATAATTATGGTCAGTCAGTTGACGGATTGCCGGAAAAGATAGGTGGTAATTTAGATACTGAAGTTTCTGCGACTATATCGGGACTATCATCAGAAACCAAATATCATTATCGCGTAAAACTGGAAAGCCTCATGGGTACAACCCGGGGAAAGGATATAACATTTGTTACCACGCTTTCAGGGGAGGTCCTGTTCAATACAAATATTAAGTATGGATCAATGACTGACAGAGAAGGAAATATTTACAGGACTCTGCAGATTGGAGGTCAGACCTGGATGGCAGAAAACCTCAGATCAACAAAGTATAATAACGGTAAGTCTATTACACTTGTAACCGACAATGCAAAATGGGCAGCACTAACAACCCCGGCCTATTCATGGTATAATAATGATCCTGAAACATATAGTTATAAAAAAGTATATGGAGCACTTTATAATTCCTATGTTGTGGAAACCGGCAACCTGTGTCCTGCAGGCTGGCATGTTCCTTCTGTAGAAGAATGGAACACATTGATTGTCTATTTAGGAGGTCCGGGTGCAGGAGGCAAGCTGAAGGAAATGGGTATTTTACACTGGCAAATGCCAAATTCAGGTGCAACCAACGAAAGCGGATTCACAGCCCTTCCGGGAGGTCAGAGAGGCGGAGACGGCAGTTTCGGACTTATAAATGCCAGCGGGAACTGGTGGTGCTCATATGAAACATTAACCGACAGAAAATGGCATCAGACAATTACTTTTGATGCCCCATATATAAACAGCAGTATTTATCCTGATAATTATGGGTATTCTGTCCGCTGTTTAAAGGATCCCTGA